The genomic window CACGGCCTTGGTGCGGCCGGCGCCGACGTCCGAGCCGGCGTCCGGCTCGGTGAGGACCATGGTGGAGCCCCACTGCTTCTCGACCGCGATCCGGGCGATCTCCTTCTGCTGCTCGTTGCCCTCTTCGAAGAGGATCCCGGCGAAGGCGGGCCCGGACGAGTACATCCATATCGCCGGGTTGGCACCCAGCACCAGCTCGGCGTAGGCCCAGATCAGGGAGCGGGGGGAGGTGGTGCCGCCGATCTCCTCCGGCAGCCCGAGCCGCCAGTACTCCGAGTCCATGAAGGACTGGTAGCTCTTCCTGAAGGAGGCGGGGACCGGTGCGGTGCTGGTCGCGGGGTCGAAGACCGGCGGCTTGCGGTCGGCGTCCTCGAACGACTCCGCGAGGTCGTTCTCCGCGAGGCGGGCGATCTCGTCGAGGATGCTCTTGGCGGTGTCGACGTCCATCTCCGCGAACGGGCCGGTGCCGTACAGCTTGTCGCGGCCGAGGACCTCGAAGAGGTTGAACTCGATGTCGCGGAGATTCGACTTGTAGTGCCCCATGGCGACGGCTCCGTAAGGGATCGGAAGGGTTCCTCGTACCGTACGCCGGTACGTCTACCAACTAGTAGCCACGATGATGCTACCCGTCGGTAATAACGTGCAACCCCGATCGCGCATCTGTGACGCGTCCCGCACGTTCCGGGTGTCTGCCGCCGTCTGCCGCCGTCTGCCACCGCCGGCCACCGCCGGCCGCAACGGCGGGTGGGGGGTGCGCGGAGGTGCCGATCCCCGTGCCGACCACAGCAGTGGCTGATGTGTAGTTATGCGGTTTATGGCATGAAAAATGGGGGAGTGCTAGCAAAGTCGGAAAATCCGACCTTTGGTGGGGGCGTTGTGGCGAATAAGACCCGCGCCCCTGACGTCGAGAAAGGATGACGATGCGAAAACTGATCATGCTCCCGCTCGCGCTCGCCCTGACTGTGATCCCGATGGTCGCAGGCAGTCCGTCCGCAGCCGCTGCGACGGGTTCCTTCGAGGTGTACGGGTTCGATGCCGAGCGAGAAGAGAGCTCCTCGACCCGATTAGACGACCCGGCCGACTGTGCCTGTCACAACACCGGGGTGGTCGGCACGACGGACATCGACAACAACACGAATGCCTTGGTGGTCATCTACCGGTTCTCCGGCTGCACCGGTGACCGCTTGGTGATGCAGCCCGGCGAGACGCGGTCCGAAACCAAGGGGAATCTGCCTGGCTGGGATCTCAGCAGCGCCAAATTCCTGACGGTGTAGAAGAGTTGGTCGAGGCCCGCGGCGCGTGGATCCCGTCGTGGGCCTCGACCGCGGTGCCTGCTGAGCCGGGGCCCGGGCGGCACCCGGGATCGGTACGCTGGGGGCATGTACGGCTACGACCAGAACCCCGGTGCCCAGCAGCACTACGGCGCTCCGCCGCAGCAGCCGATGGCCGGGGCCGGCGTGCCCGGTGGGGGGTACGGGCAGCAGGCGCCGCCCGGGTACGGGCAGCAGCCGCCGCTGTATCCGGAGCCGTCGCCGCCGTCGCTCGCCGATGCGGTGCGGGCGTTCACGACGGGGGCGATGTCGGCGGAGGACTTCCAGCAGATCTTCGCGACGTCGAAGGTGTACTGCCCGCGCGGCGACAACCCCGGGTTCCTCGCGCTGCACAACACGCAGCAGCCGGTCATCCCGATGTTCACGTCGCTCAAGGAGCTGCGGCGGTACGCGGGCAAGGAGTCGAAGTACTTCGTGATCACCGGCGCCGAGGTGATCGACCTGCTGCCGACCGGTTACGGCTTCGTCCTCGACATGGAGGGCGACCACCGGATGGTGTTCGACGCCAAGGCGGTCGAGCAGATGGTCGACTTCGCGATGCGGCGCATGTACGGCTGAGGTGCGGCCGGGGTGCGGCTTGCGCGGCACGGGATCCGGGAGCGCCCGGAGGGAATTCCCTCCGGGCGTTTCGTGTTGCGGGTGGCAAGAAGTTCAGCGTTCAACTAAACTTTGTCGCACAAGGAGGTCGTCCCATGCCTGCAGTGACTGTCGAGAACCCGCTCACCCTGCCGCGCGTCACCGCGCCGGCCGACGCCGTCGCCCGGCCGGTGCTCGCCGTGACCACGGCGCCCGGCGGTTTCGAGGGGGAGGGCTTCCCGGTGCGACGCGCGTTCGCCGGGATCAACTACAAGTACCTCGACCCGTTCATCATGATGGACCAGATGGGCGAGGTGGACTACGCGCCGGGCGAGCCCAAGGGCACGCCCTGGCACCCGCACCGCGGCTTCGAGACCGTCACGTACCTGATCGACGGCACCTTCGTGCACCAGGACAGCAACGGCGGCGGCGGCACCATCCGCAACGGCGACACCCAGTGGATGACCGCCGGCTCCGGGCTGCTGCACATCGAGGCCCCGCCGGAGGACCTCGTCATGTCCGGCGGGCTGTTCCACGGACTCCAGCTCTGGGTCAACCTCCCGGCCTCCGACAAGATGATGGACCCGCGCTACCAGGACATCCGCGGCGGCCAGGTCCAGCTGCTCACCTCGCCGGACGGCGGCGCGCTGCTGCGGGTCATCGCCGGTGAGCTCGACGGGCACGAGGGGCCGGGCATCACCCACACCCCGATCACGATGATCCACGCGACCCTGCGCCCCGGCGCGCAGATCACGATCCCCTGGCGCGAGGACTTCAACGGACTGGCGTACGTGCTCGCCGGGAGCGGCGCCGTCGGCACCGAGCGGCGCCCCGTCCACATGGGGCAGACCGCGGTCTTCGGCGACGGCGGCTCGCTCACCGTGCGGGCCGACGACAAGCAGAGCGGCGGTCCGCACGACGGCGACCTGGAGATCGTGCTGCTCGGCGGCCGGCCCATCCGGGAGCCGATGGCGCACTACGGGCCGTTCGTCATGAACACCCGCGAGGAGCTCCAGCAGGCGTTCGAGGACTTCCAGAAGGGGCGCCTGGGGACCGTCCCCGCGGTCCACGGGATGTGATCCCCTCCCGGAACCACCGAAGCTGACGCGGCGTCACCCGTCCGGCCCGACAGGCGGGACGGGCCGCCGCGCATATGGTCCGCTGGGCGGATGGAGCCCCGCGAGACACGTCAGCCCCGCGAACCCCTGCTGCCCACCCCGGTACGGCGCCTCGCCGCCTGGTGCGGGGTCGTGCTGCTCGTCGCCGCGGTCTGCGCCGTCGGCGTATGGCTGATCGTCGTCTTCAAGACCGCCGTCACGCCCGCGCTGCTCGCGGTGCTCGGTACGGCGCTCCTCGGCCCCCTCCACCGGCGGCTGGTCACGATGAAGGTGCAGCGCTCGCTCGCCGCGGGGCTGACCTGCGCCGCCGTGGTCGCCGTCGTCGGCGGGGCGGGGTACGTCGTGGTCACCGCGCTGGTCCAGAGCGGCGACCAGATCATCGCCTCGGTGCGGCAGGCCGCCCGGGCGCTCTCCGAGCACTTCGGAGCCCTGGGCACCTCCATCGACGACCTGGCGGCCAACTCCAAGGACCTGCTCGCCAAATTCGGCGGGTCCGCCGCCTCCGGGGTGATCTCCGGGCTGAGCGTCGTCGCCGAGGGGATCGCGATCGCGGTCCTCGCGCTGCTGCTGATCTTCTTCTTCCTCCGCGACTCCGACCGCGCCGTCGCCACCCTGCGCTCCCTCGCGCCGCGCGCCACCGGGGACACCGTGGAGGCGATGGGGCGGCGCGCCTTCGGGGCGGTCGAGGGCTTCATGCGCGGGACGACGCTGATCGCGCTCATCGACGCCGTCTGCATCACCGTCGGGCTGCTGATCCTGCGCGTGCCCGGGGCCGTCGGCCTCGGGGCGCTCGTCTTCGTCTTCGCCTACATCCCCTACCTCGGCGCGTTCATCTCCGGCTCGCTCGCCGTCCTCGTCGCGCTCGCCGACCGCGGCTGGGTGATCGCGCTCTGGGCGCTCGGCGTCGTCCTCGCCGTGCAGGTGCTGGAGGGGCACATCCTCCAGCCGATGATCCAGAGCCGTACGGTCCAGATGCACCCCGCGATCATCCTGCTGGCGCTCACGGCGGGCGCCGGCCTCGCCGGGATCCTCGGCATGCTGCTCGCCGTGCCCCTGACCGCCGCCGCCTTCGGTGTGATCGGCGAACTGCGCAAGCGCTACACACCCGTCGGCGAGCCCACCGAGGGCCCCGCCGGCAGCACCTCGGGGCCGCCGTCCGCCGGCCCCGGCTCGTAGAGCTCGAACCAGATCGACTTGCCCTCGCCTCGGGGGTCCACGCCCCACACGTCCGCGAGCATCTCCATCAGCAGCAGACCGCGCCCGGACGAGGCCATCTCGCCGGGCCGCCGGCGGTGCGGCAGCTCGTCACTGCCGTCCGAGACCTCCACGCGCAGCCGCCTGCTGCCGCGCTCACCCGCCGCCTCCGCCACCAGCAGCGCGTCGCCGTCGGTGTGCACGAGCACATTGGTGACCATCTCCGAGACCATCAGGACCGCCGCGTCGATCTGCTCCGCGTCCGCCCAGTCGTGCAGCAGGTCGCGCAGGTGCTGCCGGGCGATCGCGATCCGCTCAGGGTCGGCCTGGGCGACGGTGAGGGCCGTGCGGCGCGGGGCGCGCCGGGGCGGCCTGCCGTGCCGGGACAGCAGCAGGACGGCGATGTCGTCCTCGCGCCGGTCGGCGAGCGGGCCGGTCGTGTAGTGGGACGCCGGGCCGTGCACGGCCCGGACGAGCGCGTCGGCGAGCTTCTCCAGCTCCAGCGCTCCGCCGTCGTCGCGGTGGTCCTCCAGGACGGCGCGGATCCGCTCCCAGCCGCTGTCCAGGTCGTGCCCGCCGGTCTCCAGCAGCCCGTCCGTGCAGACCATGATCGTCTCGCCGGGCTCCAGCACGATCCGGGTGGTCGGGTAGTCGGTGTCCGGGTCGATGCCGAGCGGCAGTCCGCCGGCTGTGGGCCGCATGATGACCGTCCCGTCGGCCATCCGGATCGCCGGGTCGGGGTGCCCGGCCCGGGCGATGTCGAGGGTGCCGGTGGCCGGATCGCACTCCAGATAGAGGCAGGTCGCGAAGCGCGGCCCGCTGAACGGGCCGACCGGGTCCCCGTCGTCGTACGTCTCGCTCTCCGCGTACTCGTGCAGCCCCACCAGGAAGCGCGAGGCGCGCGAGAGCACGGCGTCCGGGCGGTGCCCCTCGGAGGCGTACGCGCGCAGGGCGATCCGCAACTGGCCCATCAGTCCCGCCGCCCGTACGTCATGGCCCTGCACGTCCCCGATGACCAGCGCGATCCGGCCGGTCGGCAGGGGGATCAGGTCGTACCAGTCGCCGCCCACCTGGAGCCCGCCGCCGGTGGGCACGTACCGCGCCGCCACCGACATGCCCGGGATGCCGGGCCCCAGCGACGGCATCATCGAGCGCTGGAGACCGCGCGACAGCTCCCGCTCGTTCTCCGCGACCCCGGCCCTGGCCAGTGCCTGCGCCAGCATCCGGGCGACGGTGCCGAGCACCGACCGCTCGTCAGGGGTGAAGGCGACGGGATGCCCGAAGGCCGCCATCCAGCAGCCCATCGTGCGTCCCGCGACGGTCAGCGGGACATAGGCCCAGGAATGGCGCTTGTAGCGCTCGATCAGCGGCCACATGGCCGGGTAGCGCCTGCGGTACTCGGCGGGGGACGGGATGTAGAGCGCCCGTCCGGTACGGATCACCTCGGCGGCCGGGTAGGCGGTGTCCAGCGGCATGTCGGCGAACGGGCCGCCGGCCGCCGGGTCGTATCCGTGCATGTCCAGGACGCGCAGCCGGTCGCCCTGGATCCCGAAGACGGCGAGTCCGTCCGGCGAGAAGCCCGGCATCGACAGGGAGGCGGCGACCCGCAGCACCTCGGCCGTGGACCGGGCCTCGGCCAGCGCCCACCCCGCGTCCAGCAGGAACGCCTCGCGGTTGCGGCGCCAGTCGCCGGTGACGGGGGTGCGTGCGGCGCTGGTGCCGGGCGGTGGCTCGGCGACCTCCTGGAGGGTGCCGGTGAGCTTGTACTCGCCGCTCTCGACGACCGGCTTGGAGCGGCTGCGCACGGTGCGCAGCACCTGGCCCTCGGCGTCCACGACGCGCATCCGGGCCTCCGCGAGGGTGCCTTCGGCGGCCGCGAGCGTGACGACCCCGTAGATCTCGTTCCAGTCGACCGGGTGGAAGCGGCTGCGCACGGCGGCCTGGGACAGGGTGACGAACCCTTTCCCGGCGGGGGCGGGGCCTTCCCGGAGTCCGGAGTCCTCCGTCGGCAGCCCGAGCAGCCGGGCGGCCTCGGCGTCGAGGGTCACCGTCCCGGAGGCGTTGTCCCAGCTCCACACGCCGGTCGCAATCGCGGCCAGGACGTCCTCGGTGCGCACTTTCCTACTGTATTCACGTTTACGCGGCATTTACCTCCCGGCTCCGCGGCAGGGCCTCGAATCCCTGGCGGGGCCGGGGGATCCCGACCCGGACGGTAACCTGGGTGGGTCTGCCCCCATCTCCATCGCGACGAAGACTGGATGATCGACGATGCATCGGTACAGGTCCCACACCTGCGGCGAGCTCCGCGCCTCTGACGTCGGCTCCGACGTCCGGCTGAGCGGCTGGCTGCACAATCGCCGAGACCTGGGCGGCATCCTCTTCATCGATCTGCGCGACCACTACGGGCTCGTCCAGCTGGTCGCCCGCCCGGGCACCCCGGCGAACGAGGCGCTGAGCCACATCACCAAGGAGTCCGCCGTCCGCATCGACGGCAAGGTCTCCGCCCGCGGCGCGGAGAACGTCAACCCGGAGCTGCCCACCGGCGAGATCGAGATCGAGGTCACCGAGGTCGAGGTGCTCGGCGCCTCCGCCCAGGTGCCCTTCACGATCAACACGGACGACGGCGTCAACGAGGAGCGGCGCCTGGAGTACCGCTTCCTGGACCTGCGCCGCGAGCGCATGCACCGCAACATCATGCTGCGCACCGCCGTCATCTCCGCCATCCGGCACAAGATGACCGCGCTCGGCTTCAACGAGATGGCCACCCCGATCCTCACCGCGAGCTCCCCCGAGGGCGCCCGCGACTTCCTGGTGCCGTCGCGGCTGAACCCCGGCAAGTTCTACGCGCTGCCGCAGGCCCCGCAGCAGTTCAAGCAGCTGCTGATGATCGCGGGCTTCGACCGGTACTTCCAGATCGCGCCCTGCTTCCGCGACGAGGACGCCCGCGCCGACCGCTCGCCGGGCGAGTTCTACCAGCTCGACATCGAGATGTCCTTCGTCGAGCAGGAGGACGTCTTCCAGCCGGTCGAGAAGCTGATGACCGAGCTCTTCGAGGAGTTCGGCGGCGGCCGCCACGTCACCTCGCCGTTCCCGCGGATCCCGTTCCGCGAGGCGATGATGAAGTACGGCTCGGACAAGCCGGACCTGCGCGCCCAGCTGGAGCTCGTCGACATCACCGATGTCTTCGAGGGCTCCGAGTTCAAGGCGTTCGCGGGCAAGCACGTGCGCGCCCTGCCGGTGCCGGGCGTCCAGGACCAGCCGCGGAAGTTCTTCGACCAGCTCGGCGAGTACGCGGTCGAGCAGGGCGCCAAGGGCCTCGCCTGGGTACGCGTCGGCGACGACGGCGCGCTGTCCGGCCCGATCGCCAAGTTCCTCACCGAGGAGAACGTCAAGGTCCTCACCGAGCGCCTGGGCCTCAAGCCCGGCCACGCGGTGTTCTTCGGCGCCGGGGACGTCGAGGAGGTCTCCAAGATCATGGGCGCGGTACGGGTGGAGGCCGCGCGCCGTGCGGGCCACTTCGAGGACAACGTCTTCCGCTTCTGCTGGATCGTCGACTTCCCGATGTACGAGAAGGACGCCGAGACCGGCAGGATCGACTTCTCGCACAACCCGTTCTCGATGCCGCAGGGCGGCCTGGAGGCCCTGGAGACCCAGGACCCGCTGGACGTCCTCGGCTGGCAGTACGACATCGTCTGCAACGGCGTCGAGCTGTCCTCCGGCGCGATCCGCAACCACGAGCCCGAGATCATGTTCAAGGCGTTCGAGATCGCGGGCTACGACCGGGCGACCGTGGAGCACGAGTTCTCCGGCATGCTCCGCGCCTTCCAGTACGGCGCCCCGCCGCACGGCGGCATCGCCCCGGGCGTCGACCGCATCGTGATGCTGCTCGCCGACGAGCCGAACATCCGCGAGACGATCGCGTTCCCGCTCAACCAGAACGCGCAGGACCTGCTGATGGGCGCCCCGGCGGAGGTCGACGACGCCCGCCTCAAGGAGCTCCACATCAGCGTCTACAAGGGGCCGGCGAAGCCGACGCCGTACAAGCCCACCAAGTGAGGCCGTGAGAAGGGGCCCGGAACCGTACAGGTTCCGGGCCCCTTCGGCGTTCGACCGTGCTTTCTGCGTCTTTCGCGTTTTCTGCCTTCCTCCGCGTTCATTTCGTGCTCCTTCCGAGTCGTTCGCGCCGGGCACGCCGACGGCGGGCTCCGTCAGCGGGAAGGGACACGACCGGTGACGGACCACGAGAGGACCGCGGAGTGCTGAGCACCCTACTGACCAGAGCAGCGGCGGCACGTCCCGCCGCCGTACTGCTGGCCGCCGTACTGCTGCTCGCGGGCTGCGCGACGCCCGCGGAGCCGCCGCCGCCGGCCCCCGGGCCGGAGCTGCCGACGAAGATCGTGCGGGCCGGGCCCGCGGAGATCCCCGGGCTCGGCCCGGACACCCGCCGCCTCATCCCGGACGGCACCTCCCAGGCCGTCGTCGTCACCGGCGAGGACGCGGACTCCAGCAACTCCGAGGTCGTCCTGTACGAGCGCGACCCCGGGCGCGGCTGGCAGGCCGTCGTCGGGCCCTGGCCGGCCCACAACGGACTCAAGGGCTGGACCGACGAGCACTGGGCCGGCGACAACCGCTCGCCGACCGGGGTCTTCGGCCTCACCGACGCGGGCGGCCGGCTGCCCGACCCGGGCACGAAGCTCCCGTACCACGAGTCCCCGTCGCTGTTCACCGTGGCCGGCACCGGCTTCCTGGGCGAGCCGCTGGAGGGCTCGTTCGACTACGTCGTGGCCATCAACTACAACCGCCGGCCGGGCACGTCGCCCCTCTACGACGAGGGCACCCGGCCCATGGGCTGGGACCGCGGCGGCGGCGTCTGGTTCCACGTCGACCACGACGGGCCCACGCAGGCGTGCGTGTCGCTGGAGCTGGACCAGATGCGGGAGCTGCTGCTGTGGCTGGACCCGGAGCGCGATCCGGTCGTGGTGATGGGCGACGGGGGATCACTGGCACGCTGACGGGCCGGCGCGCTGGGCCGCTGACGCGCGAAGGGCCCGGGAACCTCACGGTCCCCGGGCCCTTCGCGGCCGTCGTCGCTCCCGCGCCCGCTACTGCGCGGGCTTCTCCTCCAGGCGCGGACTGCATCTTCTGGGGGGCGACCCCCAGACCCCCGTGTGCTCCCGCGCCGAGGGTTCAGCCCTTCTTCGGCTCTTCCAGGCGCGGGAACAGCACCGCGCCCTTCGTGACCGTCGAACCGGCCGGGAGCCGGCCCCAGTCCGACGCGTCCTGGACCCGCTGGTCCGCCAGGGCGCCGAGTGACCCCTCCGCGCCCAGGGAGTCCCACAGCTTCTGCGAGGTGTCCGGCATGACCGGGTTCAGCAGCACCGCCACGGCCCGCAGGGACTCCGCCGCCGTGTACAGGATCGTCGCGAGGCGGGCCCGGCCCTCCTCCGACCCCGCTGCGTCAGCAGCATGATCGAATGCGGTCTTGGCGACCTTCCACGGCTCCTGCTCCGTGATGTAGCCGTTGACCTGCTTCACGAAGTCGAAGACCGCCAGGATGCCGCCCTGGAAGTCCAGCTCCTCGCCGATCTTCCGGTCGGCCTCGGCGACGGCCTTCGCCAGGCCCTCGTGGACCGCCTTCTCGGCCTCGCCGTTCGCCGTCGCCTCCGGGAGCGCCCCGCCGAAGTACTTGCCGACCATCGCGGCGACGCGCGAGGCGAGGTTGCCGTAGTCGTTGGCGAGCTCGCTCGTGTAGCGGGCGGTGAAGTCCTCCCACGAGAACGAGCCGTCCTGGCCGAACGCGATCGCGCGCAGGAAGTACCAGCGGTACGCGTCCACGCCGAAGTGCGAGGTCAGGTCCTGCGGCTTGATGCCCGTCAGGTTCGACTTCGACATCTTCTCGCCGCCGACCATCAGCCAGCCGTTGGCGGCGACCTTGCCGGGCACCGGCAGGCCCTGCGCCATCAGCATCGCGGGCCAGATGATCGCGTGGAAGCGGAGGATGTCCTTGCC from Streptomyces sp. FIT100 includes these protein-coding regions:
- the aspS gene encoding aspartate--tRNA ligase, with amino-acid sequence MHRYRSHTCGELRASDVGSDVRLSGWLHNRRDLGGILFIDLRDHYGLVQLVARPGTPANEALSHITKESAVRIDGKVSARGAENVNPELPTGEIEIEVTEVEVLGASAQVPFTINTDDGVNEERRLEYRFLDLRRERMHRNIMLRTAVISAIRHKMTALGFNEMATPILTASSPEGARDFLVPSRLNPGKFYALPQAPQQFKQLLMIAGFDRYFQIAPCFRDEDARADRSPGEFYQLDIEMSFVEQEDVFQPVEKLMTELFEEFGGGRHVTSPFPRIPFREAMMKYGSDKPDLRAQLELVDITDVFEGSEFKAFAGKHVRALPVPGVQDQPRKFFDQLGEYAVEQGAKGLAWVRVGDDGALSGPIAKFLTEENVKVLTERLGLKPGHAVFFGAGDVEEVSKIMGAVRVEAARRAGHFEDNVFRFCWIVDFPMYEKDAETGRIDFSHNPFSMPQGGLEALETQDPLDVLGWQYDIVCNGVELSSGAIRNHEPEIMFKAFEIAGYDRATVEHEFSGMLRAFQYGAPPHGGIAPGVDRIVMLLADEPNIRETIAFPLNQNAQDLLMGAPAEVDDARLKELHISVYKGPAKPTPYKPTK
- a CDS encoding AI-2E family transporter — encoded protein: MEPRETRQPREPLLPTPVRRLAAWCGVVLLVAAVCAVGVWLIVVFKTAVTPALLAVLGTALLGPLHRRLVTMKVQRSLAAGLTCAAVVAVVGGAGYVVVTALVQSGDQIIASVRQAARALSEHFGALGTSIDDLAANSKDLLAKFGGSAASGVISGLSVVAEGIAIAVLALLLIFFFLRDSDRAVATLRSLAPRATGDTVEAMGRRAFGAVEGFMRGTTLIALIDAVCITVGLLILRVPGAVGLGALVFVFAYIPYLGAFISGSLAVLVALADRGWVIALWALGVVLAVQVLEGHILQPMIQSRTVQMHPAIILLALTAGAGLAGILGMLLAVPLTAAAFGVIGELRKRYTPVGEPTEGPAGSTSGPPSAGPGS
- a CDS encoding SseB family protein — protein: MYGYDQNPGAQQHYGAPPQQPMAGAGVPGGGYGQQAPPGYGQQPPLYPEPSPPSLADAVRAFTTGAMSAEDFQQIFATSKVYCPRGDNPGFLALHNTQQPVIPMFTSLKELRRYAGKESKYFVITGAEVIDLLPTGYGFVLDMEGDHRMVFDAKAVEQMVDFAMRRMYG
- a CDS encoding pirin family protein — encoded protein: MPAVTVENPLTLPRVTAPADAVARPVLAVTTAPGGFEGEGFPVRRAFAGINYKYLDPFIMMDQMGEVDYAPGEPKGTPWHPHRGFETVTYLIDGTFVHQDSNGGGGTIRNGDTQWMTAGSGLLHIEAPPEDLVMSGGLFHGLQLWVNLPASDKMMDPRYQDIRGGQVQLLTSPDGGALLRVIAGELDGHEGPGITHTPITMIHATLRPGAQITIPWREDFNGLAYVLAGSGAVGTERRPVHMGQTAVFGDGGSLTVRADDKQSGGPHDGDLEIVLLGGRPIREPMAHYGPFVMNTREELQQAFEDFQKGRLGTVPAVHGM
- a CDS encoding SpoIIE family protein phosphatase, giving the protein MRTEDVLAAIATGVWSWDNASGTVTLDAEAARLLGLPTEDSGLREGPAPAGKGFVTLSQAAVRSRFHPVDWNEIYGVVTLAAAEGTLAEARMRVVDAEGQVLRTVRSRSKPVVESGEYKLTGTLQEVAEPPPGTSAARTPVTGDWRRNREAFLLDAGWALAEARSTAEVLRVAASLSMPGFSPDGLAVFGIQGDRLRVLDMHGYDPAAGGPFADMPLDTAYPAAEVIRTGRALYIPSPAEYRRRYPAMWPLIERYKRHSWAYVPLTVAGRTMGCWMAAFGHPVAFTPDERSVLGTVARMLAQALARAGVAENERELSRGLQRSMMPSLGPGIPGMSVAARYVPTGGGLQVGGDWYDLIPLPTGRIALVIGDVQGHDVRAAGLMGQLRIALRAYASEGHRPDAVLSRASRFLVGLHEYAESETYDDGDPVGPFSGPRFATCLYLECDPATGTLDIARAGHPDPAIRMADGTVIMRPTAGGLPLGIDPDTDYPTTRIVLEPGETIMVCTDGLLETGGHDLDSGWERIRAVLEDHRDDGGALELEKLADALVRAVHGPASHYTTGPLADRREDDIAVLLLSRHGRPPRRAPRRTALTVAQADPERIAIARQHLRDLLHDWADAEQIDAAVLMVSEMVTNVLVHTDGDALLVAEAAGERGSRRLRVEVSDGSDELPHRRRPGEMASSGRGLLLMEMLADVWGVDPRGEGKSIWFELYEPGPADGGPEVLPAGPSVGSPTGV